The genomic segment GGACCGTCTGGTCCGGGTCGCGGGTCTGGAGGTCGATCTGGGTGATCTGGTGCGACGGCCCGGTGGTCCGGGGGACCCGTCCGGAAACCGGCCCCGATGTCGGCTGTTCGACGGTCGCCACGGTTCGTCCTTCCACGTGCGGTGAGGGTGATGTGCGGGTCGGCGGCCCGGGTCAGCCGGGCGGCGGGTCGCTGGGGAACACCCGGTTCGGGGTGCGGTACGCGCCGTTCTCGGGGGCGCCCGCCTCGGCCGGCCGGTTCGCCGCCTCGATCGCCAGCGCCTCGCTCGACGCCAGGGGGATCGTGCCGATCATGCCCAGCACCTCCAGCGTGTGCCGGATCGTCGGGCTGAAGCCGTAGACGAGGAGCCGCCCGCCGCCGGTAACGAAGTGGCCGGCGATCTTGACCAGCCAGGTCAGGCCGCTCGTGTCCATGCCGTCGGCGCGCTCCAGGTTCAGCACCACTTTTTGCTTGTAGCAGCGCGGGCCGAGCAGCTCCTGGAGCGGCTCGGAGCCCGGCGCGCGGCCCCGGACCGACACCGGCCCCTCACAAACGACGCGGAGAACTTCGTCGTTCGGCAGCGGTTTGTACGTCAACTTCATTGCGACCTCGGGCGTGTGCTGATCCGGGCGGCGAGCGCCCCTCGGGCGGACCAGGGTAACGACAGCCTACCACACGCCGGCCTGGAGCGGCGGTTCGGTTCAGGTCGGGACGATAATCACACGCGCGGTGATAGAATACACGTCCGGAACTCAGAAGCGTCATGAATGTGAGATGAAACCTCGGTGGCGGTCCGGTGTCGGGGCGGGCCGCGCCGGACGGGCGTTACGCGTCGGATAACGGCACCGGGTGATAATGGTGCGCGGGAGTTCACCTCTTGGCCCGGCCCCGGTGCGTATGATTCAGTATGCCCGGAGCGGCCGTGGAGCCCGGCCGTGACGCCCGCACAGCGGGGCCGATGGGGCGCCTGCAGGAAGAGAATCGTCGTTGGGCCGCTTTCTACGGAGTCGTACCATGCCCGACACCCCGACACTCAACCGCCCGTGGCTCATCGCCGTGTGGCCCGGAATGGGGCACGTCGCGCTCAACGCGGGCGTGTACCTGCTCGCCAAACTCGAAATGACGGCCGTGGCCGAGTTCGAGGGCGGCGACCTGTTCGACGTGGGCCAGGTGGAAGTGAAGGGCGGCGTGATCCAGCCGGCCCGCCGCCCGCGGAACCGGTTCTTCGTCTGGACCGACCCGGAGCACCGGCACGACCTCGTCGTGTTCCTCGGCGAGGCGCAGCCGCCCGTGGGCAAGTTGCCGTTCTGCCGCCAGGTGATCGACTACGCGCTGGGGCTCGGGGTCGAGCGGGTGGTCACGTTCGCCGCGATGGCCACGCAGATGCGGCCGGAGCACCCGTCGCGCGTGTTCGGTGCGGCCACCGACGAGAAGGGGGTGACCGAGCTCCGCGGTCACGGGCTGACGGTTCTGGAGGACGGTAACATCGGCGGGCTGAACGGCGTGCTCCTGGGCGCCGCCGCGGCCGCCGGGTTGCGCGGGACCTGCCTCCTGGGCGAGATGCCGCAGGTGTTCGCCCAGGTGCCGTTCCCGAAGGCGTCGCTGGCCATCCTCGAAGCGTTCACCACGCTCACGGGGGTGGGGGTCGATATGACCGAGCTGGCGGAGCAGTCCAAGGCGGTGGAGGACCAGCTCGGCGAACTCCTGAGCCGGGTCGAGGACCAGTACGGTCAGCCGCCGGGCGACGACGAGGGCGCCGACGAGGACGACGAGGAGGAAGGTGAGTTCGCGGCGGAGGACGACAGCGAGCCCCCGGAACGGGTCGCGCCGGGCACGCGGGAGGGCGTCGAGTACCGCTACGAAGGGCCGGACGAGCCGGTCCAGCTCCCGTCCGTGGCGCGGATCGAGGAGCTGTTCGCGCGGGCGGCAGAGGACCGGTCGAAGGCGTTCGAGTTGAAACGCGAACTCGATCGCCTGGGCCTGTTCAAGCGGTACGAGGATCGGTTCCTGGACCTGTTCAAGCACGAGGCGTGACGCGCGCCTCTGCGGGTGGTCGGAGCGGGCACTCCGTTTCGGGCGCGGCTCGGGACAGTAGGTCACTCGCTCCGCGCGTGACGCGCGCCCCCGACCCCCGATGGGAGGGCGCGACTCGCGGAGCGAGTCGCCGACTTTCCCAAACCGAATGGGCGGTGCCCGTTCACATGACTTTCGCCTCACGCAGTACCGCCACTCCCCGCGCCAATGTGTCTTCTGGCGCGCCGTCCGCGTTCACCTCGCGCACCAGTCGTCGCGTGCGCGGGTCGAAGTCCTGCCAGCGCGCCGCGACGGTGTCGTGGACCGCGACGGTCGCGTCGGAGGCGTCGGAGCGGCGCGCGGTGATGCGGCGCTTCGCGACCCCCGGATCGGCCCGGCACCACAGCAGAACCGCCGGCACCGCCAGTCTTTCCGCGGCGTTCAGGAAGTCGCGCCGGCGGTTCTCGTCGGGAAAGTTCGCGTCCACGATCACCCGCCCGCCGTCGGTGGCGACCGCCTCAGCGCGGCGGAGGCACTCCGCGTAGGTCCGGGCCGTCCACTCCGGGGTGTACAGCCCTTCGCCGGGCGCGTCCGGGGCCACCCCGGCGAGTTCCTTCCGCACCACGTCCGAGCGGACCAGTGCCAGGTGCCCGCGTTCCGCCAGCCCGCGGGCGAGAGTGGACTTACCCGTGCCCGGTAGGCCCGCGACCAGCACGAGGGCCGGGC from the Frigoriglobus tundricola genome contains:
- a CDS encoding STAS domain-containing protein, which gives rise to MKLTYKPLPNDEVLRVVCEGPVSVRGRAPGSEPLQELLGPRCYKQKVVLNLERADGMDTSGLTWLVKIAGHFVTGGGRLLVYGFSPTIRHTLEVLGMIGTIPLASSEALAIEAANRPAEAGAPENGAYRTPNRVFPSDPPPG
- a CDS encoding PAC2 family protein; translated protein: MPDTPTLNRPWLIAVWPGMGHVALNAGVYLLAKLEMTAVAEFEGGDLFDVGQVEVKGGVIQPARRPRNRFFVWTDPEHRHDLVVFLGEAQPPVGKLPFCRQVIDYALGLGVERVVTFAAMATQMRPEHPSRVFGAATDEKGVTELRGHGLTVLEDGNIGGLNGVLLGAAAAAGLRGTCLLGEMPQVFAQVPFPKASLAILEAFTTLTGVGVDMTELAEQSKAVEDQLGELLSRVEDQYGQPPGDDEGADEDDEEEGEFAAEDDSEPPERVAPGTREGVEYRYEGPDEPVQLPSVARIEELFARAAEDRSKAFELKRELDRLGLFKRYEDRFLDLFKHEA